Proteins from one Lacrimispora sphenoides genomic window:
- a CDS encoding response regulator, whose translation MENKHVIMIVEDEDAIIEFISVKLELQGYRVLKAVNGQEAISFASSHCPDLILLDLGLPDMDGMEVLKSIRSWSMVPVIIISARNDEKCIVSALDSGADDYITKPFNNAILVARIGTALRRGHISKIKNSILNQPFQSADLYIDYDKRIVTVAGEAVHLTPIEYRIIVLLSLNAGTVLTHEFLCRELWGPYVNKSKALRVNVANLRRKIEKDTANPQYIITEMGVGYRLLEDIG comes from the coding sequence ATGGAAAATAAACACGTTATTATGATAGTAGAGGATGAAGACGCAATCATCGAATTTATTTCTGTAAAATTGGAATTACAAGGCTATAGGGTATTGAAAGCCGTCAATGGGCAAGAAGCCATTTCCTTTGCATCATCCCATTGCCCAGATTTAATTTTGTTGGATTTGGGACTGCCGGATATGGATGGCATGGAAGTACTTAAGTCGATCAGAAGCTGGAGTATGGTTCCTGTGATAATTATTTCGGCAAGGAATGATGAGAAGTGCATTGTATCTGCTCTTGACAGCGGTGCAGATGACTATATTACAAAACCTTTCAACAATGCAATTCTTGTGGCAAGAATCGGAACTGCTCTACGAAGAGGGCATATATCGAAAATAAAGAACAGCATTTTAAATCAGCCATTTCAATCGGCGGATTTATATATTGATTATGATAAGAGAATCGTTACGGTAGCCGGAGAAGCGGTACATTTAACCCCTATTGAATATCGGATTATCGTTCTTCTCTCTTTGAATGCAGGCACTGTATTGACACATGAATTTCTTTGCCGTGAACTTTGGGGGCCTTATGTGAACAAAAGCAAAGCCCTTCGGGTAAATGTTGCAAACCTGAGAAGGAAAATTGAAAAAGATACGGCGAATCCTCAATACATCATTACAGAAATGGGAGTTGGATACAGATTGTTAGAAGATATAGGATAG